One segment of Lytechinus variegatus isolate NC3 chromosome 13, Lvar_3.0, whole genome shotgun sequence DNA contains the following:
- the LOC121426265 gene encoding proteasome subunit beta type-3-like produces the protein MSIMSYNGSAVVAMIGKDCVGIASDRRFGVQAQTVSMNAQKIFEMGPRLYLGISGLATDITTVSNRLKFRLNLYTLRENRDVKPETFMSMVSNLLYERRFGPYFIEPVIAGLDPKTYKPFICNLDLIGCPMFTDDFVVAGTCTEQLYGMCESLWVPDLEPDDLFETLSQGLLNAVDRDALAGWGAVVHIIEKDKVTTREVKARMD, from the exons ATG TCTATTATGTCATATAACGGCTCGGCCGTTGTGGCCATGATAGGGAAAGACTGCGTTGGGATCGCGTCAGATCGGCGGTTTGGTGTACAAGCTCAGACCGTCTCGATGAACGCACAGAAAATCTTTGAGATGGGACCAAGGCTGTATTTGGGAATCTCCGGGCTAGCAACCGATATAACCACAGT ATCCAACAGATTAAAGTTCCGTCTGAACCTCTACACATTGCGAGAAAATCGAGATGTGAAGCCCGAGACGTTCATGAGTATGGTGTCAAATCTGCTGTACGAGAGGAG GTTTGGGCCATACTTCATTGAACCAGTGATTGCCGGCCTGGACCCCAAGACCTACAAGCCGTTCATCTGCAATCTCGATCTGATCGGGTGTCCCATGTTCACGGATGATTTTGTCGTCGCAGGAACCTGTACAGAACAGCTCTATGGCATGTGTGAATCTCTCTGGGTTCCAGATCTT GAACCTGATGATTTATTTGAGACCCTGTCACAAGGTCTTCTCAATGCTGTTGATAGGGACGCATTAGCAGGATGGGGAGCTGTAGTACATATAAT AGAGAAAGACAAAGTGACGACACGAGAGGTTAAAGCCCGGATGGACTAG
- the LOC121426155 gene encoding sperm-associated antigen 6, producing the protein MSSRQVLQVFEQYQKARTTFVQTVAELASRPQNIETLQNAGVMSLLRPLLLDIVPTIQQTSALALGRLANYNDDLAEAVVKGDILPQLVYSLAEQNRFYKKAAAFVLRAVAKHSPQLGQSVVDCGALDALVICLEEFDPGVKESAAWALGYIARHNAELAQSVVDAGAVPLLVLCIQEPELSLKRIAASALSDICKHSPELAQTVVDAGAIAHLAQMILNPDAKLKRQVFSALSQISKHSVDLAEMVVEAEIFPAVLTCLKDQDEYVRKNVATLIREIAKHTPELSTLIVNAGGVAAVVDYVAESKGNVRLPGVMMLGYVAAHSENLAMAVIVSKGVTQLAMTLAEEPEDHIQAAAAWALGQIGRHTPEHAKAVAQANVLPRLVECYQRADASEDLQTKAKKALKNILQKCVHLPALEPLLHDAPPNILKHVVGQFGKVLPHDPKARRLFVTSGGLKKVQEIKADAGSVLEEYINTINNCFPEEIVKYYSPGYSDALLDRVDQYQPVGDNQVYN; encoded by the exons ATGAGTTCAAGACAAGTATTGCAAG tATTTGAGCAATATCAGAAAGCTCGGACCACATTTGTACAGACAGTTGCAGAGCTTGCATCAAGACCACAGAATATTGAAACTTTACAGAATGCAG GTGTGATGTCTCTGCTTCGTCCTCTTCTTCTGGACATTGTACCCACAATTCAACAGACATCGGCTTTGGCGCTGGGTCGGTTGGCAAACTATAACGATGACCTAGCTGAAGCAGTAGTAAAGGGAGACATCCTTCCTCAACTCGTATATTCCCTTGCTGAGCAAAAT AGATTCTACAAGAAGGCGGCCGCATTTGTTCTTCGGGCCGTAGCCAAGCACTCCCCTCAGCTGGGCCAGTCTGTTGTAGACTGCGGAGCTCTTGATGCTCTGGTCATCTGCCTTGAAGAGTTTGATCCGGGGGTCAAGGAATCGGCAGCATGGGCTCTGGGATACATCGCCAGGCATAACGCAG AACTTGCCCAGTCCGTGGTGGATGCTGGCGCCGTACCCCTGCTGGTTCTATGTATCCAGGAGCCAGAGCTTTCATTGAAGCGTATAGCTGCCTCGGCTCTGAGCGATATCTGCAAGCATTCTCCTGAACTGGCCCAGACCGTTGTTGATGCCGGAGCCATCGCTCACCTCGCTCAGATGATCCTCAACCCTGATGCCAAACTCAAG CGTCAAGTATTCTCCGCCTTGAGTCAGATCTCCAAACACTCCGTAGACCTGGCAGAGATGGTGGTCGAAGCCGAGATCTTCCCCGCCGTCCTAACCTGCCTCAAGGACCAGGACGAGTATGTCCGTAAGAACGTGGCCACGCTGATCCGCGAGATCGCCAAGCACACCCCCGAGTTGTCTACGCTGATCGTCAACGCAGGGGGCGTGGCTGCTGTGGTGGATTACGTAGCGGAATCCAAGGGCAATGTGAGGTTACCCGGTGTCATGATGCTGGGCTACGTGGCCGCTCACTCGGAGAATCTAGCAATGGCTGTTATTGTCTCCAAG GGTGTAACGCAGCTAGCTATGACGCTTGCAGAGGAACCAGAAGACCACATACAGGCCGCAGCAGCATGGGCGCTAGGTCAGATAGGACGTCATACCCCAGAGCATGCCAAGGCCGTTGCTCAAGCTAATGTATTACCTCGCCTGGTCGAGTGTTACCAGAGAGCCGACGCATCGGAAGACCTCCAAACAAAG GCCAAAAAGGCTCTCAAGAACATCCTCCAGAAGTGCGTTCACCTCCCTGCCTTGGAGCCCCTCCTCCACGACGCCCCGCCCAACATCCTCAAGCACGTGGTTGGCCAGTTCGGCAAGGTACTTCCTCACGACCCCAAGGCACGTCGTCTGTTTGTTACCAGCGGCGGGCTGAAGAAGGTCCAAGAGATCAAGGCCGATGCCGGGTCCGTCCTGGAGGAGTACATCAATACCATCAACAACTGCTTCCCTGAGGAGATTGTCAA GTACTACTCCCCTGGATATTCAGATGCTCTATTGGACAGAGTCGATCAATACCAACCCGTCGGTGATAATCAGGTCTACAACTAA